Proteins encoded together in one Caldicellulosiruptor saccharolyticus DSM 8903 window:
- a CDS encoding nucleotidyltransferase substrate binding protein, translating into MKERIVEKFEDFKSALKRLEEGISIQPDRDIIMDGTIQRFEFVFELSWKLMREYLKYTGLEINNPRTVIKYAYQNGIIEDGDRWLKMLSDRNMTSHLYNQKMAYEIYQNIKLEYVELFRKLLLKFEEIISSEL; encoded by the coding sequence ATGAAAGAGAGAATAGTAGAGAAGTTTGAAGATTTTAAGAGTGCTTTAAAAAGATTGGAAGAAGGTATAAGTATACAGCCAGATAGGGACATCATTATGGACGGGACAATCCAGAGATTTGAATTTGTCTTTGAACTTTCATGGAAGCTCATGAGGGAATATTTGAAGTATACTGGTTTAGAGATTAACAATCCTCGGACCGTCATAAAATATGCATATCAAAACGGCATTATAGAAGACGGTGACAGGTGGCTTAAAATGCTTTCAGATAGAAATATGACTTCACACTTATATAACCAGAAAATGGCTTACGAGATTTACCAAAACATTAAACTTGAGTACGTAGAGCTATTTAGGAAGCTGCTTTTAAAATTTGAAGAGATAATATCTTCTGAGCTGTGA
- the yfmH gene encoding EF-P 5-aminopentanol modification-associated protein YfmH, with protein sequence MERIYDDVLHEEVYVNSYTNGLKAFVIKKKNFSKAFAGYATKYGSVDSKFIHPKTNEIVEVPDGIAHFLEHKLFEEQEGNVFDRFAKFGAMANAFTSFKETVYYFISTQNFYENFEILLDFVQNPYFTEQNVEKEKGIIAQEIRMYQDNPNWRVYFNLLNALYVEHPVKIDIAGTLDSIQKITKDDLYLCYNTFYHPSNMIVVVCGDVDPQKVFDMVEKMEKTKEYQSLIERIYPEEPDRVNQKRIEVKQSISTPIFYIGFKDHLNDLPPYDMIMKDIETQILAEMLFGKSTDFYEQLYKEGLINQSFGFEYNCEPDYSFFMIGGESKDPDQVYQRVLEHIENVKNNGIEKNEFERAKKVVLGNHLRKFDNPEKLSVEFIYSYFKGINIFEYVKEINSVSYESCQNRLKSFFEEDKSCISIVWPIQ encoded by the coding sequence ATGGAGAGAATATACGATGACGTTTTACACGAAGAAGTTTATGTAAACTCATATACAAATGGTCTAAAAGCGTTTGTTATCAAGAAAAAGAACTTTAGTAAAGCCTTTGCTGGCTATGCTACAAAATATGGATCTGTCGACAGCAAATTTATTCATCCTAAAACAAATGAGATAGTTGAAGTTCCAGATGGAATTGCGCATTTTTTGGAGCATAAACTGTTTGAAGAGCAAGAGGGAAATGTATTTGACAGATTTGCAAAGTTTGGTGCTATGGCAAATGCCTTTACTTCATTTAAAGAGACAGTTTACTATTTCATCTCAACCCAAAACTTTTACGAAAACTTTGAAATACTTTTGGATTTTGTACAAAACCCATATTTTACAGAGCAAAATGTTGAAAAAGAAAAGGGTATAATTGCCCAAGAGATAAGAATGTATCAGGACAATCCAAATTGGAGAGTATATTTTAACCTCTTGAACGCCTTATACGTTGAACATCCTGTTAAGATTGACATAGCAGGAACACTTGATAGTATCCAAAAAATTACGAAAGATGACCTTTACCTGTGCTACAATACATTTTACCATCCAAGTAATATGATTGTTGTAGTATGTGGGGATGTGGACCCACAGAAGGTTTTTGATATGGTTGAAAAAATGGAAAAAACAAAAGAATATCAGAGCTTGATCGAAAGAATCTATCCTGAAGAACCCGATAGGGTAAATCAAAAGAGGATAGAGGTAAAGCAGTCTATTTCGACGCCTATTTTTTATATAGGTTTTAAAGACCATTTAAACGACCTTCCACCGTATGACATGATAATGAAAGATATAGAAACACAAATCTTAGCCGAGATGCTCTTTGGAAAGTCTACAGACTTTTATGAGCAGCTTTACAAAGAGGGATTGATCAATCAGAGTTTTGGCTTTGAATATAATTGCGAGCCTGATTACTCCTTTTTCATGATAGGAGGAGAGAGCAAGGACCCGGACCAGGTGTACCAAAGGGTGTTAGAGCACATAGAGAATGTGAAGAATAATGGTATTGAAAAGAACGAATTTGAAAGAGCAAAAAAGGTTGTTCTTGGGAATCACTTGCGGAAGTTTGACAATCCAGAAAAGCTATCGGTTGAGTTTATATATAGCTATTTCAAAGGTATAAATATATTTGAGTATGTAAAAGAGATAAATTCGGTGTCGTATGAAAGTTGCCAAAATAGACTAAAAAGCTTTTTTGAGGAAGATAAAAGCTGTATTTCTATTGTTTGGCCAATACAATAA
- a CDS encoding nucleotidyltransferase domain-containing protein has translation MKVETTRFGIEKEILDKIIEIFKKYKQVKKACIFGSRARGDYRRGSDVDICIWLEEESENPIYKIQDELEEVNTILLFDVVAFNSITKESLKESIMKEGAVIYERENSREV, from the coding sequence ATGAAGGTGGAAACCACAAGGTTTGGAATTGAGAAAGAAATCTTAGATAAGATTATCGAAATTTTTAAGAAATACAAGCAAGTAAAAAAAGCTTGTATCTTTGGTTCGAGGGCAAGAGGAGACTATAGAAGAGGTTCTGACGTGGATATATGTATTTGGCTTGAAGAGGAGAGTGAAAATCCAATTTATAAGATCCAGGATGAATTAGAAGAAGTTAATACAATATTGCTGTTTGATGTTGTTGCGTTCAATAGCATTACAAAAGAAAGTCTCAAAGAAAGTATTATGAAAGAAGGAGCAGTTATATATGAAAGAGAGAATAGTAGAGAAGTTTGA
- the yfmF gene encoding EF-P 5-aminopentanol modification-associated protein YfmF: protein MRKVQKIDSNNNFYMAFYDDRFKINRVVVAFIDRLEKEKNTLNALFPMVLIRGNNKYKDMKEINRVLDNMYGASLSIDVDKKGDLQTITFSISFLNDRFAGEQLYEKSLQFLHDIIYGPIEYGGGFKEEVIEQEKNNLKQEIEGRINDKVQYAIDRCIEIMFEGQNYALYEKGNADDLKTITKDKLFLQYKEVVEKKPMYVMIYGDYNEEYAISKALEVFGQNQREDIKNDFSINFPFAGTRYITEEMEVNQGKISIGIRTNVDTRSTDYYKLLLLNGVLGASPKSKLFENVREKASLCYYAFSRVDRFKSVMVISSGIEIENYEKALNLILQQLEDIKKGVITTVEYESAINYYKTALMAIYDSPRDLLGFYLNQALVGEMLEPKEIFEMLKDVNVSDVKEIANRFEVDTVYFLRNRGAM, encoded by the coding sequence ATGAGAAAAGTGCAGAAGATAGACTCAAATAACAATTTTTATATGGCATTTTACGACGATAGATTCAAGATAAACAGAGTTGTGGTAGCATTTATAGACAGGCTTGAAAAAGAAAAAAACACTTTAAATGCGCTATTTCCAATGGTTTTGATTAGGGGAAACAATAAGTACAAGGATATGAAAGAGATAAACAGGGTTTTGGATAATATGTATGGGGCGTCTTTGAGCATTGACGTGGATAAAAAAGGCGATTTGCAGACAATTACCTTTTCAATAAGTTTTTTAAATGACAGATTTGCTGGTGAGCAGCTTTATGAGAAGTCCTTGCAATTTTTACATGACATAATCTATGGACCAATAGAATATGGTGGTGGATTTAAAGAAGAGGTGATAGAACAAGAAAAGAACAATCTCAAACAGGAAATAGAAGGCAGAATCAACGACAAGGTCCAGTATGCAATTGACAGGTGTATAGAAATAATGTTTGAAGGACAAAATTATGCCCTTTACGAAAAGGGGAATGCTGATGATTTAAAGACCATAACAAAAGATAAACTATTTTTGCAGTACAAAGAAGTAGTTGAGAAAAAGCCTATGTATGTGATGATTTATGGCGACTACAACGAAGAGTACGCAATTTCTAAGGCCTTAGAAGTATTTGGACAAAATCAAAGAGAAGATATCAAAAATGATTTTTCTATTAATTTTCCTTTTGCTGGTACAAGGTATATTACAGAGGAAATGGAAGTAAACCAAGGCAAGATTTCAATTGGTATAAGGACAAATGTTGACACAAGGTCCACTGATTACTACAAACTTTTGCTATTAAACGGAGTTTTAGGTGCATCACCAAAATCAAAGTTATTCGAAAATGTGCGTGAAAAGGCTTCGCTTTGTTACTATGCATTTTCAAGGGTTGATAGATTCAAGTCAGTCATGGTTATAAGTTCTGGAATAGAGATAGAAAACTATGAAAAAGCTTTGAATCTGATTTTACAGCAGCTTGAGGATATCAAAAAAGGCGTGATCACAACGGTTGAATATGAAAGTGCCATAAATTATTACAAAACAGCGCTGATGGCTATTTATGACAGTCCAAGAGATCTACTTGGATTTTACCTCAATCAGGCTTTAGTGGGTGAGATGCTTGAACCAAAAGAGATTTTTGAAATGCTTAAAGATGTGAATGTTTCAGATGTAAAAGAGATTGCTAACAGATTTGAGGTTGATACAGTATATTTCTTGAGAAACAGAGGTGCAATGTAA
- the rsmH gene encoding 16S rRNA (cytosine(1402)-N(4))-methyltransferase RsmH — MYEHIPVLLEESTSYLVTKPDGIYVDATFGLGGHSKKILEKLSSNGFLVAIDKDEEAIELGKEKFKKCNNIKIVHSPFSRLDEVLNFLKIDKIDGILFDLGVSSLQLDKPERGFSYNSDSFLDMRMDKTSKLTAYDVVNKYSEKELERIIREYGEERYAKKIAKEIVKRREQKPITTTKELNDLINSVVPRPKDGSNPAKRTFQAIRIEVNGELEEIKVALEKSIRFLKSGGRICVISFHSLEDRIVKEFFKYHSLECICPKDIPVCVCGKKKELNILTKKPITPTKEEIERNKRSHSAKLRVAEKI, encoded by the coding sequence ATGTATGAGCACATACCAGTTTTGCTTGAAGAATCCACATCGTATTTAGTGACCAAACCAGATGGGATATATGTTGATGCAACATTCGGTCTCGGAGGACATTCGAAGAAGATACTTGAAAAACTGTCAAGCAATGGTTTTCTGGTTGCAATAGACAAGGATGAAGAGGCAATAGAGCTTGGCAAAGAAAAGTTTAAGAAATGCAACAATATAAAGATTGTTCATTCACCATTTTCAAGGTTAGATGAGGTACTTAACTTTCTTAAGATTGACAAGATTGATGGAATATTGTTCGACCTTGGTGTATCGTCTTTACAACTTGACAAGCCAGAGAGGGGTTTTTCATACAATAGTGACTCTTTTTTAGACATGAGGATGGACAAGACAAGCAAGCTCACAGCATATGATGTTGTCAACAAGTACTCTGAAAAGGAGCTTGAGAGAATAATAAGAGAGTATGGGGAAGAAAGGTATGCCAAAAAAATTGCAAAAGAGATTGTAAAAAGAAGGGAACAGAAGCCAATTACAACTACAAAAGAGTTAAATGATTTAATAAACTCGGTTGTCCCGAGACCAAAAGACGGTTCAAATCCTGCAAAAAGAACTTTTCAAGCAATCAGGATTGAAGTAAATGGTGAGCTTGAAGAGATAAAAGTAGCACTTGAAAAAAGTATAAGATTTTTAAAAAGTGGTGGGAGAATTTGTGTTATATCATTTCATTCTCTTGAAGACAGGATAGTAAAGGAATTTTTTAAGTATCACTCACTTGAGTGTATATGTCCAAAGGATATACCAGTTTGTGTATGCGGGAAAAAGAAAGAGCTGAATATTCTCACAAAAAAACCTATAACCCCTACCAAAGAGGAGATTGAGAGGAACAAGAGAAGCCACAGCGCAAAGCTGAGAGTGGCTGAGAAGATATGA
- the gatA gene encoding Asp-tRNA(Asn)/Glu-tRNA(Gln) amidotransferase subunit GatA, with protein sequence MLYRLTAHEAIDLIKKKEVKCQEVVQSVLDRIEQVEDKVKAYITITKEEALENAKKIDEKIAKGEDVGVLYGLPIALKDNLCTDGIKTTCASKILYNFVPPYDATVVKKLKENDMTLLGKLNMDEFAMGSSTENSAFHTTRNPWDLERVPGGSSGGSAAAVAADEAFFTLGSDTGGSIRQPASLCGVVGMKPTYGRVSRFGLVAFASSLDQIGPLTKDVEDCALAMNIICGHDPYDATSAPIEVPDFTKALVNDVKGLKIGVPREYMEKGVNDEVKKAVEKALELLKSLGADYEEFSIPIVEYALPTYYIIASSEASSNLARYDGIKYGYRTQNYEDLIDLYKKTRSEGFGSEVKRRIMLGTYALSAGYYDAYYKKGLQVRTLIKRAFDQAFQKYDVIVTPTSPTTAFKIGEKVANPLEMYMSDICTVPVNIAGLPAISIPCGFDSNGLPIGLQIIGKAFDEQTILRVAYTYEQNSGYKNLKPKNL encoded by the coding sequence ATGCTCTACAGACTGACTGCGCACGAAGCAATTGATCTTATCAAGAAAAAAGAGGTAAAATGCCAAGAGGTTGTCCAAAGTGTACTTGATAGAATTGAACAGGTAGAAGATAAAGTGAAAGCATATATCACAATTACGAAAGAAGAGGCATTAGAGAATGCAAAGAAGATTGATGAGAAGATAGCAAAAGGCGAAGATGTAGGGGTGCTTTACGGTCTTCCAATTGCCTTGAAAGATAATCTTTGCACAGATGGAATAAAAACAACCTGTGCCTCTAAAATCCTTTACAACTTTGTTCCCCCTTACGATGCAACTGTTGTAAAAAAATTAAAAGAAAATGACATGACACTTTTGGGCAAGCTCAATATGGATGAGTTTGCAATGGGCTCATCAACAGAAAACTCTGCTTTCCACACAACGAGAAATCCTTGGGATTTAGAAAGGGTTCCAGGTGGCTCATCAGGTGGTTCTGCAGCAGCTGTTGCAGCAGATGAAGCATTTTTTACCCTTGGTTCTGACACAGGTGGTTCTATCAGGCAGCCAGCTTCACTTTGTGGAGTTGTTGGCATGAAGCCAACATATGGAAGAGTTTCACGGTTTGGACTTGTTGCATTTGCATCCTCTCTTGACCAGATAGGGCCTTTGACAAAAGATGTTGAAGACTGTGCTTTAGCTATGAATATCATTTGTGGACATGACCCATATGATGCAACCTCAGCACCAATTGAGGTTCCTGACTTTACAAAAGCTCTTGTAAATGATGTTAAAGGTCTTAAGATTGGTGTTCCAAGAGAATATATGGAAAAAGGAGTTAACGATGAGGTAAAAAAAGCTGTTGAGAAAGCCCTTGAGCTTTTAAAGTCTTTGGGTGCAGATTATGAAGAGTTTTCAATACCAATTGTTGAGTATGCTCTTCCAACTTATTACATCATTGCATCATCTGAGGCAAGTTCAAACCTTGCAAGGTATGATGGAATCAAATATGGATATAGAACACAAAATTATGAGGACCTGATTGATTTATACAAAAAGACAAGGTCAGAAGGATTTGGTTCAGAGGTAAAAAGAAGAATTATGCTTGGCACATATGCACTTTCTGCTGGATACTATGATGCATACTACAAAAAAGGATTGCAGGTAAGGACATTGATTAAGAGGGCATTTGACCAAGCTTTCCAAAAGTATGATGTTATTGTGACACCAACAAGCCCGACAACTGCGTTCAAAATTGGTGAAAAAGTAGCAAATCCGCTTGAGATGTATATGTCTGATATATGTACAGTGCCTGTAAATATTGCAGGACTTCCTGCTATTTCTATTCCATGCGGATTTGATAGTAATGGTCTTCCAATAGGTCTTCAAATAATAGGAAAGGCGTTTGATGAACAGACGATATTAAGAGTTGCATATACGTATGAGCAAAATAGTGGATATAAAAACCTAAAACCCAAGAATTTATAA
- a CDS encoding Spo0E family sporulation regulatory protein-aspartic acid phosphatase: MITEKIMKLREKLDELINSNADYDAIYHVSTELDKLILDYYKEQNEVVFKKLAQKEGKV; this comes from the coding sequence ATGATAACTGAAAAGATAATGAAACTCAGAGAGAAGCTGGATGAGCTTATAAACAGTAATGCAGATTATGATGCGATATACCATGTCAGTACTGAGCTGGACAAACTGATATTGGACTACTATAAAGAGCAGAATGAGGTAGTTTTTAAGAAGCTGGCACAAAAAGAGGGAAAGGTCTAA
- the gatC gene encoding Asp-tRNA(Asn)/Glu-tRNA(Gln) amidotransferase subunit GatC, whose amino-acid sequence MITRNDVEYVANLARLTLTEEEIEKMTKELGAIIEFANKLSDLDTEGIEPTAHVLNLYNVFRSDEVKPSYPREEILKNAPSHDDVCIKVPKIVE is encoded by the coding sequence ATGATTACAAGAAACGATGTTGAATATGTTGCAAACCTTGCAAGGCTAACTTTAACAGAAGAAGAGATAGAGAAGATGACAAAAGAGCTTGGTGCTATAATCGAGTTTGCAAATAAACTATCTGACCTTGACACCGAAGGTATTGAACCAACAGCACATGTCCTTAACCTTTACAATGTTTTTAGAAGCGATGAGGTAAAACCTTCATATCCACGTGAAGAGATTTTGAAAAATGCTCCATCTCATGACGATGTTTGTATAAAAGTTCCAAAAATAGTAGAATAA
- a CDS encoding cell division protein FtsL, producing MAKEASVLYDDDFLEELKRREVEEEIIKKNELRKEISKQRKLEKLKLVKRLIFVSVFCGISIILMCGYVNITAERAKLAKLQNELKIQSDINKELKLQIDGKFTLSEIERIATEKYSMTYPDSSQVIYVTVNSSSGKDKVLAKKDKANYNNRIFSIINFIKKLF from the coding sequence ATGGCAAAAGAAGCTTCTGTGTTGTATGATGATGATTTTTTAGAGGAACTCAAGAGAAGAGAGGTAGAAGAAGAGATAATTAAAAAAAATGAGCTAAGAAAGGAGATAAGTAAACAAAGAAAGCTTGAGAAATTAAAGTTGGTGAAACGCCTTATATTTGTGAGTGTATTTTGTGGTATCTCAATAATCTTAATGTGCGGATATGTAAATATTACAGCAGAGAGGGCAAAACTTGCAAAACTCCAAAATGAGTTGAAAATCCAAAGTGACATAAACAAAGAGTTAAAACTTCAGATAGATGGTAAGTTTACACTTTCTGAAATAGAAAGAATTGCAACTGAGAAGTACTCTATGACTTATCCTGACTCGTCGCAAGTTATTTATGTAACTGTTAACAGCAGCAGTGGCAAGGATAAGGTTTTAGCAAAAAAAGATAAGGCAAACTATAATAATAGAATATTTTCAATAATAAACTTTATTAAGAAACTATTTTGA
- the gatB gene encoding Asp-tRNA(Asn)/Glu-tRNA(Gln) amidotransferase subunit GatB codes for MEYEVVIGLEVHAELATKSKIFCSCTTEFGGEPNTHCCPICTGMPGVLPVLNKKAVEYAIMAGLATNCQIARYSKQDRKNYFYPDLPKAYQISQYDLPLCYNGYIDIEVNGQKKRIGIKRIHIEEDAGKLLHDQWEEGSLVDFNRCGVPLIEIVTEPDLRSSEETRIFLEKLKAILQYTGVSDCKMQEGSLRVDVNLSVRPKGSKEFGTRTEMKNLNSFRSVVRAIEYEAKRQIEVLESGGVVVQETRRWDEAKGITLSMRTKEEAHDYRYFPEPDLPPIIVDDNWIEEIRKRIPELPDQKKERYIKEYGLPEYDAGVLTSSNAIANYFEECIKYTQNIKAASNWMMGEIMRILNDRGLEPEEIVNIKIRPNQLASLINLVDNKTISNTIAKQVFEEMFETGKDPEVIVKEKGLVQITDRNVILEAVKQAIANNPKSVEDYKNGKDKAFGFLVGQVMKITKGKANPQLVNEILREELEKI; via the coding sequence ATGGAATATGAGGTTGTGATAGGTTTAGAAGTACATGCAGAGCTTGCAACAAAGTCAAAGATTTTTTGCAGCTGCACAACAGAGTTTGGCGGTGAGCCAAATACCCACTGCTGTCCTATTTGCACTGGCATGCCAGGGGTACTTCCTGTTTTGAACAAAAAGGCGGTTGAATATGCCATAATGGCAGGGCTTGCAACTAACTGCCAAATAGCAAGATATAGCAAGCAGGACAGAAAAAATTATTTTTATCCCGACCTTCCAAAAGCTTACCAGATTTCACAGTATGACTTGCCACTCTGTTACAATGGTTATATAGACATTGAGGTAAATGGGCAGAAAAAGAGAATAGGAATAAAGAGAATTCACATTGAAGAGGATGCAGGTAAACTTCTTCATGACCAGTGGGAGGAAGGCAGTCTTGTTGACTTTAACAGATGTGGTGTACCTTTGATTGAGATTGTTACAGAACCTGATTTACGTTCAAGTGAGGAGACACGAATTTTCCTTGAAAAACTAAAGGCAATTTTGCAATACACAGGGGTTTCTGACTGCAAGATGCAGGAAGGTTCGCTCAGAGTAGATGTAAATCTTTCTGTAAGGCCAAAAGGTTCAAAAGAGTTTGGAACAAGGACCGAGATGAAAAACTTAAACTCATTTAGGTCTGTTGTCAGGGCTATAGAATATGAAGCAAAAAGGCAAATAGAGGTTTTGGAAAGTGGCGGTGTTGTTGTCCAAGAGACAAGAAGATGGGACGAGGCAAAAGGTATAACCCTTTCAATGAGGACAAAAGAAGAAGCACACGACTATAGATACTTTCCAGAACCTGACCTTCCACCTATAATTGTAGACGACAACTGGATTGAGGAGATCAGAAAGAGAATTCCTGAGCTTCCTGACCAGAAAAAGGAAAGGTATATAAAAGAGTATGGGCTTCCAGAGTATGATGCTGGAGTTCTTACATCATCAAATGCAATAGCAAACTATTTTGAAGAGTGCATAAAATACACCCAAAATATAAAGGCTGCAAGCAACTGGATGATGGGAGAGATTATGAGGATATTAAATGACAGAGGATTAGAGCCTGAGGAAATTGTCAACATAAAAATTAGGCCAAATCAGCTTGCAAGCTTGATTAACCTTGTTGATAACAAGACAATTTCCAATACTATTGCAAAACAAGTCTTTGAAGAGATGTTCGAAACTGGCAAAGATCCAGAGGTCATTGTAAAGGAGAAAGGCCTTGTTCAGATAACAGACAGGAACGTAATTTTAGAAGCTGTGAAACAGGCAATAGCAAACAATCCAAAATCAGTAGAAGATTACAAGAACGGCAAAGACAAGGCGTTTGGATTTTTGGTGGGTCAAGTTATGAAGATAACAAAAGGCAAGGCAAATCCACAGCTTGTAAATGAAATCTTAAGAGAGGAGCTTGAGAAAATTTAG
- the lgt gene encoding prolipoprotein diacylglyceryl transferase, translated as MYDNSIVFPGFHLKFNFSPIAFKIFGLEVRWYGIIIAFGFLCGFLVSSYIAKKENVQTEVLLDIAIIATPVAIIFARVYYVLFNFKEFKDNLLSIFAIRQGGIAIYGAVIGALVSTYIYCRTKRISFLKICDIGAHGLILGQAIGRWGNFANREAYGYETNLPWRMQIYSVEAGKRIEVHPTFLYESVWDFLVFFALLILRRYKKKDGEIFGFYLILYSTGRFFIEALRTDSLMLGPIRVSQLVAVICVIIGSTIVLKLRLQYFDKI; from the coding sequence ATGTATGACAACAGTATAGTATTTCCGGGGTTCCACCTTAAGTTTAATTTTAGTCCAATAGCGTTTAAGATTTTTGGCCTTGAGGTTAGATGGTATGGGATAATAATTGCATTTGGTTTTTTATGCGGCTTTCTTGTTTCGAGCTATATTGCAAAAAAAGAAAATGTACAAACAGAAGTTTTACTTGACATTGCAATAATTGCAACACCTGTTGCGATTATATTTGCAAGGGTGTATTATGTATTGTTTAATTTTAAAGAGTTCAAAGACAATCTACTTAGTATATTTGCAATACGCCAAGGTGGTATTGCAATATACGGTGCGGTAATAGGTGCACTTGTCAGCACTTATATATACTGCAGAACAAAAAGAATAAGTTTTTTGAAAATATGCGACATAGGTGCACATGGTCTTATTTTAGGGCAGGCAATTGGAAGATGGGGAAACTTTGCAAACCGCGAGGCATATGGGTATGAGACAAATCTTCCTTGGCGTATGCAGATTTATAGCGTGGAAGCAGGAAAGCGTATAGAAGTCCATCCTACATTTTTGTACGAATCAGTATGGGATTTTCTTGTGTTTTTTGCCTTGCTCATTTTGAGAAGATATAAAAAGAAAGATGGTGAGATTTTTGGATTTTATTTGATTTTATACTCTACTGGCAGGTTTTTTATAGAAGCTCTGCGAACAGACAGTCTAATGCTCGGTCCGATAAGAGTGTCCCAACTTGTTGCAGTAATTTGTGTCATTATTGGATCAACTATTGTTTTAAAATTGAGATTACAATATTTCGACAAAATATAG
- the mraZ gene encoding division/cell wall cluster transcriptional repressor MraZ: MLIGEYKHVVDNKGRVTLPSKFREELGEKFILTKGLDNCLFGYSLKEWAVLEEKLKKLPLTSKDARAFLRFFFAGACECEVDKQGRILIPQNLREYANLQKEVFIIGVMTRIEIWSEENWQREMADESLSVEKIAQKMEELGI, from the coding sequence ATGTTGATAGGTGAGTATAAACACGTGGTGGATAACAAGGGAAGGGTAACCTTACCTTCTAAATTCAGAGAAGAACTTGGTGAAAAATTTATATTGACAAAAGGGCTTGACAACTGCCTTTTTGGATATTCACTCAAAGAGTGGGCAGTGTTAGAAGAAAAGTTAAAGAAGTTGCCACTTACAAGTAAAGACGCAAGAGCATTTTTGAGGTTTTTCTTTGCGGGGGCGTGCGAATGTGAGGTTGACAAGCAAGGGAGGATACTGATACCACAAAATTTGAGAGAATATGCAAACTTGCAAAAAGAGGTATTTATCATTGGTGTTATGACCAGAATAGAGATATGGAGCGAAGAAAACTGGCAAAGAGAAATGGCAGATGAAAGTCTTTCTGTTGAAAAAATTGCACAGAAAATGGAAGAACTTGGGATATGA